The Terriglobia bacterium genome has a window encoding:
- a CDS encoding Lrp/AsnC family transcriptional regulator: MLDLASKDKAILAELGLDARQNLTALARNVHLSKQVVSYRIKQLEKMNIIRGYHAIPDVYRLGKAHFRVFVKYHQLDGQTEAGLVRELSRCPEISWLTLLDGDFDLEFVVWADNIMAFEEIYDEILARFGRYFQEKYFSIGTRVEYLPLRFLNPDARAARGLVFGGTYEHRILDEQEKRILYETNHNGRISLADLAKKLGISVAVARKRLQELLESGVIIGFGLKIDHKRLGLTYRKVLLKLNTPAKERIGRIAAYLRRQESVIFLVKTIGAYDFEFELLTESNEEFYHFMKAFRSHFAAEIKFHSNVIVHDELKYGQLSLRSL; this comes from the coding sequence ATGCTTGACCTGGCCTCCAAAGACAAGGCTATCCTGGCCGAACTGGGGCTGGATGCCCGACAGAATCTGACCGCACTGGCCCGAAATGTACACCTTTCGAAACAGGTGGTGAGCTATCGCATCAAGCAGCTCGAAAAAATGAACATCATTCGCGGCTATCACGCCATTCCGGACGTCTACCGCCTGGGCAAAGCCCATTTCAGGGTTTTCGTCAAGTATCACCAGCTCGACGGCCAGACTGAGGCCGGGCTGGTCAGGGAGCTGAGCCGGTGTCCCGAGATCTCCTGGCTGACGCTGCTGGACGGCGACTTCGATCTGGAGTTTGTGGTCTGGGCGGACAACATCATGGCATTCGAGGAGATCTACGATGAAATCCTGGCGCGCTTCGGCAGATATTTCCAGGAAAAGTACTTCTCCATAGGCACGCGCGTGGAATACCTCCCCCTCCGATTTCTGAACCCGGACGCACGTGCCGCCCGCGGCCTGGTCTTCGGAGGAACATACGAACACCGGATCCTGGATGAACAGGAGAAGCGAATCCTCTACGAAACCAATCACAACGGGCGCATCTCATTGGCTGACCTCGCCAAAAAGCTTGGAATTTCGGTCGCGGTAGCCAGGAAACGCCTGCAGGAACTGCTGGAAAGCGGTGTCATTATCGGCTTCGGATTGAAAATCGACCACAAACGCCTGGGGCTGACGTATCGCAAGGTGCTGTTGAAGCTGAATACTCCCGCCAAAGAGAGAATCGGTCGCATCGCGGCATACCTGAGAAGGCAGGAGAGCGTGATCTTTCTGGTTAAGACGATCGGCGCCTATGACTTCGAGTTCGAGCTCTTGACGGAATCCAACGAAGAGTTCTACCACTTCATGAAGGCTTTCCGTTCGCATTTCGCCGCCGAAATCAAGTTCCACAGCAACGTCATCGTGCACGACGAACTGAAGTACGGCCAACTCTCCCTGCGCTCCCTCTAA
- a CDS encoding FAD-dependent oxidoreductase, with translation MEIGRISEHPILPVEQRPDVLFYWNKSPLTAKPNEMISSALIANGIKVFGRHHRDGTAQGIFCANGQCSKCTVMANGIPVKSCMTAVRENMIVETVDGLPELPPAAEVPGLKDIEQIRTDVLVIGGGPAGTSAAIELGQRGIRTLIVDDKNELGGKLVLQTHKFFGSVEDSHAGTRGSRIGRMLAETAGSDPHITVWLNSTAIFIFKDKKVGILKDGSYKLVTPRIILNAAGAREKFLSFSGNSLVGIYGAGAFQTLANRDLVRPSEKLFILGGGNVGLIAGYHALQAGIGVVGLAEVLPQCGGYKVHADKLKRLGVPIYTSHTIQAANGRERVESVTIVEVDSDFHPVRGTEKTFACDTILIAVGLNPIDEFTQEARSAGIPVYGAGDALEIAEASSAMFNGRIAGLTIARELGANAAGIPESWHAKAEVLKSHPGPIHEQKIPERETGVMPMLHCLQEIPCNPCTTVCPTESICIEGDPLMGLPIYTGGEGGCSGCLKCVTICPGLAITLLDYRRDQEFPEVTVPYEVSNFVVRKGDRVKAVDINGDFLGEMEVSAVLNNKKSRTQLVKIRVPRPLARKAVSFRIQDEALTTPLPAGLRAEEDGDGAKLCLCERVTVGEVRDLVRMGITDINQIKAVTRAGMGACGSKTCEAIIKTVLRQEGIPMERVTGNTRRPVFVEVPFGILAGVDEGERNG, from the coding sequence ATGGAGATTGGCCGTATCAGCGAACACCCCATCCTGCCGGTCGAACAGAGGCCCGACGTCCTCTTCTACTGGAATAAAAGCCCGCTGACGGCCAAGCCGAACGAGATGATCTCCTCGGCGCTGATCGCCAATGGAATCAAGGTGTTCGGGCGTCATCACCGCGACGGCACGGCCCAAGGCATTTTCTGCGCCAACGGCCAGTGCTCCAAGTGCACCGTGATGGCGAACGGGATCCCGGTAAAGTCGTGCATGACTGCCGTCAGGGAAAACATGATTGTCGAGACCGTGGACGGTCTCCCCGAATTGCCGCCGGCCGCCGAAGTGCCCGGTCTGAAGGATATCGAGCAGATCCGGACCGATGTCCTGGTCATCGGAGGCGGCCCGGCCGGAACATCCGCGGCGATAGAGCTCGGGCAGAGAGGCATCAGGACGCTGATCGTCGACGACAAGAATGAACTGGGCGGCAAACTGGTGCTGCAGACCCATAAGTTTTTCGGATCGGTAGAGGACTCCCACGCCGGCACCCGCGGCAGCCGGATCGGCCGGATGCTCGCCGAGACCGCCGGCAGCGATCCTCACATCACCGTCTGGCTCAACAGCACGGCAATTTTTATTTTTAAAGACAAGAAGGTCGGAATTCTCAAAGACGGCAGCTACAAGCTGGTCACGCCCAGGATCATTCTCAATGCCGCCGGCGCCCGCGAAAAGTTCCTGAGTTTTTCCGGCAACAGCCTGGTCGGGATCTATGGCGCCGGTGCCTTCCAGACGCTTGCCAATCGCGATCTGGTGCGGCCGTCCGAGAAGCTTTTCATCCTGGGCGGTGGCAACGTGGGCCTGATCGCAGGCTACCACGCCCTCCAGGCGGGGATCGGCGTGGTGGGACTCGCCGAAGTCCTGCCGCAGTGCGGAGGCTACAAGGTGCATGCCGACAAGCTGAAGAGGCTCGGTGTGCCCATCTACACCTCCCACACCATTCAAGCGGCGAACGGCCGGGAGAGAGTCGAGTCGGTGACGATCGTCGAGGTCGACAGTGATTTCCATCCGGTTCGCGGCACCGAAAAAACGTTTGCCTGCGACACGATCCTGATTGCGGTCGGATTGAATCCAATTGATGAATTCACCCAGGAAGCCCGCAGCGCCGGCATTCCGGTTTATGGGGCAGGCGACGCCCTCGAAATCGCCGAGGCTTCCTCGGCCATGTTCAACGGCAGGATTGCCGGTCTGACGATCGCCCGGGAACTGGGGGCGAATGCGGCCGGGATCCCGGAGAGCTGGCATGCCAAGGCGGAAGTTCTCAAGTCGCATCCCGGGCCGATCCATGAACAGAAGATTCCCGAAAGGGAAACCGGCGTGATGCCCATGCTTCACTGCCTGCAGGAAATACCATGCAATCCCTGCACCACCGTCTGCCCGACAGAATCGATCTGCATCGAAGGGGACCCTCTGATGGGGCTCCCGATCTACACAGGCGGCGAAGGCGGATGTAGCGGCTGTCTCAAATGCGTCACGATCTGTCCGGGGCTGGCGATCACCCTGCTGGATTACCGCAGGGACCAGGAGTTTCCAGAGGTCACGGTGCCGTACGAGGTCTCCAACTTCGTGGTTAGGAAAGGTGACAGAGTCAAAGCGGTCGACATCAACGGTGATTTTCTCGGCGAAATGGAAGTCAGCGCAGTTCTGAACAACAAAAAGAGCAGGACCCAGCTCGTCAAAATCCGGGTGCCGAGACCGCTGGCCAGGAAAGCCGTCTCTTTCCGCATCCAGGACGAGGCGCTGACCACGCCTCTGCCGGCAGGGCTTCGTGCTGAGGAGGACGGGGATGGTGCCAAGCTTTGCCTGTGTGAACGCGTCACCGTCGGTGAAGTCCGTGACCTGGTGAGAATGGGAATCACCGATATCAACCAGATCAAAGCCGTGACGCGCGCCGGCATGGGAGCCTGCGGCAGCAAAACCTGCGAGGCCATCATCAAGACTGTTTTACGGCAAGAGGGTATTCCCATGGAACGCGTGACGGGGAATACCAGACGGCCCGTCTTTGTGGAAGTGCCGTTCGGCATTCTGGCCGGTGTGGATGAGGGAGAGCGCAATGGCTGA
- a CDS encoding FAD-binding oxidoreductase yields MAESYDVIVIGAGSVGIPAAMALAGKRLSTLVLEPCPSTGQGNNKKAIGGIRATHSDFAKIRICLRSIEIFANWEELHGRHIGWLRNGYSYPAYTVEDEKKLKELMEIQHSHGLDIRWVSPGEYNELVPGINMDGLRGATYSPGDGSASPLMAVNAFYFKSLECGARYRFNEKVTAIHSRNGNGFEVITDKGAYSSATVVNAAGNEGAEIASLVGQEYLIRPDCHEAAISEPVRRFFGPMVVDMRPSMDSKNYYFYQNFEGQVVFCITPDPAIYGADSDSTSEFFPMVAKRMVSLYPRLANLKVRRAWRGQYPNTPDGFPIVGSSRELPGFIHAIGMCGQGFMLGPGLGELIARMVAGEVDDDDRRILKSFDPYRDFSGMEALK; encoded by the coding sequence ATGGCTGAGAGCTATGATGTGATCGTCATTGGGGCAGGTTCCGTCGGCATCCCCGCGGCGATGGCTCTCGCCGGGAAAAGACTGTCGACGCTGGTGCTCGAACCGTGTCCGTCAACGGGGCAGGGAAACAACAAAAAGGCGATCGGCGGCATCCGTGCCACGCACTCCGATTTCGCAAAAATCCGGATCTGCCTCCGCAGCATCGAGATTTTTGCGAATTGGGAGGAGCTTCACGGCCGCCATATCGGATGGCTTCGCAACGGCTACAGTTACCCGGCCTACACCGTAGAGGACGAGAAGAAGCTCAAGGAGCTGATGGAAATCCAGCATTCCCACGGTCTGGACATCCGCTGGGTTTCACCCGGGGAATACAACGAACTGGTGCCGGGCATCAACATGGACGGCCTGCGCGGAGCCACCTATTCCCCCGGAGATGGCAGCGCCTCTCCCCTGATGGCAGTAAATGCCTTCTACTTTAAAAGCCTGGAATGCGGCGCCCGATACCGTTTCAACGAAAAGGTGACGGCCATTCACTCCAGGAACGGGAACGGTTTCGAAGTGATCACCGACAAGGGCGCCTATAGCAGCGCCACCGTTGTGAATGCTGCCGGCAATGAAGGTGCCGAAATTGCTTCCCTCGTTGGACAGGAGTACCTGATCCGGCCCGACTGCCATGAAGCGGCGATCAGTGAACCGGTGCGGCGGTTTTTCGGACCCATGGTTGTAGACATGCGTCCGTCGATGGACTCGAAGAATTATTACTTCTACCAGAACTTCGAAGGCCAAGTGGTGTTCTGCATAACCCCGGATCCTGCGATCTACGGTGCGGACAGCGATTCAACGTCTGAGTTTTTCCCCATGGTGGCCAAGCGGATGGTCAGTCTGTATCCGCGCCTGGCCAACCTGAAGGTGCGCCGGGCCTGGCGCGGCCAGTATCCCAACACGCCCGATGGTTTCCCCATCGTCGGCAGCAGCAGGGAGCTGCCTGGCTTTATCCACGCCATCGGCATGTGCGGCCAGGGCTTCATGCTCGGACCCGGGCTTGGTGAACTGATTGCGCGTATGGTGGCAGGAGAGGTCGACGATGATGACCGGCGCATTCTGAAGAGTTTTGATCCCTATCGGGATTTCTCGGGAATGGAGGCATTGAAATAG
- a CDS encoding RidA family protein, with product MAVSTVAGRRVVSTGTRWEPIVGYSRAVRAGNWIAVTGTIGLRPDGTCPPAASEQMRLALGIVCAAIEALGGSRTDIIRTRIYITDIQLWEEVGRVHAEKLGDVRPATTMVEVSALADPAAIVELEADAVVAS from the coding sequence ATGGCAGTGAGCACTGTCGCGGGAAGACGGGTTGTGTCGACGGGCACGCGCTGGGAACCGATAGTCGGGTACAGCAGGGCTGTCCGGGCGGGAAATTGGATCGCAGTCACAGGCACGATCGGTTTGAGGCCTGACGGCACCTGCCCGCCGGCCGCCTCGGAACAGATGCGCCTGGCGCTGGGGATCGTGTGCGCGGCGATAGAAGCGTTGGGTGGCAGCCGGACCGACATCATCCGCACCCGGATCTATATCACCGATATCCAACTCTGGGAAGAGGTTGGCCGTGTCCATGCCGAGAAGCTCGGTGATGTCAGGCCGGCCACGACAATGGTTGAGGTTTCGGCACTCGCGGATCCTGCCGCAATCGTGGAACTCGAAGCGGATGCCGTCGTCGCTTCTTGA
- a CDS encoding AAA family ATPase — protein sequence MRSARVDALIVSDTAVIPIDCSRFALPGTNQLLKTIAAINRFPASQVATVAPHANVASPADVERYVV from the coding sequence ATGCGATCAGCAAGGGTGGATGCCCTCATCGTCTCCGACACCGCAGTGATTCCCATCGACTGCTCACGCTTTGCCCTGCCTGGTACGAATCAGTTACTCAAGACCATCGCCGCCATCAATCGGTTCCCAGCATCGCAAGTCGCCACCGTGGCACCACATGCCAACGTGGCGTCACCTGCCGACGTGGAACGATATGTGGTATAA
- a CDS encoding radical SAM protein produces the protein MPPFDRQFRKAAPHVINFILGNSVLRRRAVNYARKYIYAKIVEEDDSYTSNIRYERYSILFNLVRSLEKALTNRNISASVRKKLVDVFVGRVFLENKNSREEKSKRDFLKEFGYEPPGWITISPGKKCNLTCTGCYAASAGQSAEKLDYETVSRIVNEKTELWTSFFTAISGGEPLLWKSDGKGILDLCRDHPDNYFMMYTNGTLIDKDMAKNMADVGNLTPAISVEGFEAETDERRGKGVYLKILQAMANLREVGVPFGISVTATRDNAEKILADEFVDFYFDDQGAIYGWIFQYMPIGRHQNLDLMVTPGQRKWMFEREKHFIHEKHVFFPDFWNGGVYSEGCMAAGRARGYVYVDWNGNVPPCVFFPYAVNNIKEIYARGGNVNDALKSDLMVRIRAWQREYGLAKRGKEVGNFIMPCIIRDHYEFTHNLLEETKPSAVDPNAAIALEDPAYYEGLVKYDRDFCELVDDIWQKEFIGDNHCGNRGLERDGGSRKVESKRNGP, from the coding sequence ATGCCACCTTTTGATCGTCAATTCAGAAAGGCTGCACCGCACGTTATCAACTTCATATTGGGAAACAGCGTGCTGAGAAGGCGTGCAGTCAACTATGCGCGAAAGTATATTTATGCGAAGATAGTTGAAGAAGACGATTCGTACACGAGTAACATCAGATACGAGAGGTATTCCATATTGTTTAATTTGGTTCGCTCGCTCGAAAAGGCATTAACCAACCGGAACATCTCTGCATCAGTGAGGAAAAAGCTCGTCGATGTTTTTGTCGGTAGAGTCTTTCTTGAAAACAAAAATTCCCGCGAAGAGAAAAGTAAAAGAGACTTTTTGAAAGAATTTGGCTATGAGCCACCCGGATGGATAACCATCAGCCCCGGTAAGAAATGCAACTTGACATGTACAGGATGCTACGCTGCCAGCGCGGGACAGTCCGCTGAAAAGCTCGACTATGAAACGGTCAGCAGAATAGTGAACGAGAAGACGGAGCTGTGGACCTCGTTCTTCACCGCCATATCCGGAGGCGAGCCGCTGCTCTGGAAGTCGGACGGCAAAGGCATCCTCGACTTATGTCGTGATCATCCTGACAATTATTTCATGATGTACACGAACGGTACGCTGATCGACAAAGACATGGCAAAAAACATGGCTGACGTCGGCAACCTTACTCCAGCAATTTCCGTGGAGGGATTTGAAGCCGAAACGGACGAAAGACGTGGTAAGGGCGTCTACCTCAAAATCCTCCAGGCGATGGCCAATCTGAGAGAGGTAGGCGTACCTTTCGGCATCTCGGTCACTGCCACGAGAGACAATGCCGAGAAAATATTGGCGGATGAATTTGTGGATTTTTATTTTGACGACCAGGGTGCCATATATGGTTGGATTTTCCAGTATATGCCTATCGGTCGGCATCAGAATCTCGATTTAATGGTGACTCCTGGCCAGAGGAAGTGGATGTTTGAAAGAGAAAAACATTTCATCCACGAGAAGCATGTGTTTTTCCCTGACTTCTGGAACGGCGGCGTGTACTCTGAAGGATGTATGGCAGCAGGCCGCGCGCGCGGCTATGTTTATGTCGATTGGAACGGAAATGTGCCGCCCTGCGTGTTTTTCCCGTATGCGGTGAATAATATAAAGGAAATCTATGCGCGGGGAGGGAATGTGAATGACGCGCTGAAGTCCGACTTGATGGTCAGAATAAGAGCCTGGCAGCGCGAGTATGGTTTGGCGAAGCGTGGCAAAGAAGTCGGTAATTTCATTATGCCTTGCATTATCAGGGACCATTATGAGTTTACCCACAACCTCCTCGAAGAGACCAAACCGTCGGCTGTGGATCCCAACGCCGCGATAGCTCTGGAAGATCCAGCTTACTATGAAGGATTGGTAAAGTACGACCGAGATTTTTGCGAACTAGTTGATGACATTTGGCAGAAAGAATTCATTGGTGACAACCATTGTGGTAATAGAGGGCTCGAGCGGGATGGTGGAAGCCGCAAGGTCGAGAGCAAAAGAAATGGACCTTGA
- a CDS encoding B12-binding domain-containing radical SAM protein, whose protein sequence is MNVLLVSPYRGAMLELAGVKMQPLGISYVGAALKGAGHDVKIVLLEDPTTLPDFAGADVVGISCNTVQFNSALTVAEVAKGLGKTVVMGGPHPTGSPEEALNSGFVDYVVRGEGEWTSVELLEGLNSNGHFDAGRILGLSWIDEGSHRVLHNPDRPFIQNLDDIPFPLRDVNWQRSNKSKTNSNGVTEYPLITSRGCPYNCKFCDVGNLAGRHFRTRSVENVVKEIEEVVTCGNAENILIADDIVNYDNSRLVELFGALIEHGLPVVHWVMGRGDHLIEHPETAEIMAKGGVRQMFLGIESPTERVLKAYKKGGKASSDVSVKAVELLRRNDIETWGAFLLGEPSETIQDIERTIQFAKFLNPGVAEFSILTPYPGTGLWNEVEAKITDRNWDHYDAMHSVFQTAHIPSKELEKMLVKAYMGFYRQPKRILGELFRKGHYGKADLKTIFKILKALRTVFQHGENPNQQGL, encoded by the coding sequence ATGAACGTCTTGTTGGTTTCTCCTTACAGGGGCGCGATGTTGGAATTAGCCGGCGTGAAAATGCAGCCTCTCGGAATCTCCTACGTCGGCGCAGCTCTGAAGGGAGCTGGCCACGATGTGAAGATCGTACTCTTGGAGGACCCAACGACACTTCCGGATTTTGCAGGCGCTGATGTAGTCGGCATTTCCTGTAATACCGTGCAATTTAACTCGGCATTGACGGTTGCTGAAGTGGCGAAGGGACTGGGGAAGACGGTTGTGATGGGCGGGCCGCATCCCACAGGCAGTCCGGAAGAAGCATTGAATAGCGGATTTGTGGACTACGTAGTCCGGGGGGAGGGCGAATGGACCTCGGTGGAACTTTTGGAAGGTTTGAATTCAAATGGACATTTCGACGCAGGCAGGATCCTGGGATTATCCTGGATCGACGAAGGCTCCCATAGAGTGCTTCATAACCCGGACCGCCCGTTTATTCAGAACCTTGACGATATCCCGTTTCCGCTCCGTGACGTCAATTGGCAGCGCAGCAATAAGAGCAAAACTAATTCAAACGGGGTAACGGAATATCCGCTTATCACCTCGCGGGGCTGCCCATACAACTGCAAGTTTTGCGATGTTGGCAATTTAGCCGGCAGGCATTTTCGTACCCGGTCCGTGGAAAATGTCGTAAAGGAAATAGAAGAAGTGGTTACATGTGGTAATGCTGAAAACATTCTTATAGCCGACGACATAGTCAACTATGATAACAGCAGGCTCGTTGAGTTGTTTGGTGCCCTTATCGAACATGGGCTGCCGGTGGTTCACTGGGTTATGGGCAGAGGCGACCACCTTATCGAGCATCCGGAAACTGCGGAGATAATGGCTAAGGGAGGAGTGCGCCAGATGTTCTTGGGAATAGAAAGCCCGACAGAGCGGGTTCTCAAGGCATACAAAAAGGGTGGCAAGGCATCTTCTGATGTCTCAGTGAAGGCCGTCGAATTGCTTAGACGCAACGATATCGAGACCTGGGGTGCTTTTTTGTTGGGCGAACCTTCGGAGACAATACAGGATATCGAAAGGACGATTCAGTTTGCAAAATTTCTTAATCCCGGTGTCGCCGAATTTTCAATTTTAACTCCGTATCCCGGCACGGGGCTATGGAATGAGGTCGAGGCGAAAATCACCGATAGAAACTGGGACCATTATGATGCGATGCATTCGGTCTTTCAAACTGCGCACATTCCTTCCAAGGAACTCGAAAAGATGCTTGTGAAAGCCTATATGGGTTTCTACAGGCAGCCCAAGAGGATTCTCGGAGAGCTTTTCAGGAAGGGTCATTATGGAAAGGCGGACTTAAAGACAATTTTCAAAATCCTGAAAGCATTAAGAACCGTTTTTCAACACGGTGAGAATCCCAATCAACAAGGGCTGTGA
- a CDS encoding glutamine--tRNA ligase/YqeY domain fusion protein yields the protein METRNIEENDGKPNEKSLDFIRIIIEADLKAGKNNGRVATRFPPEPNGYLHIGHAKSICLNFGIAARYGGTCNLRYDDTNPTKEEVEYVDAIQADVHWLGFDWGGRRFYASDYFEQLCRYAVELIKKGKAYVDSLSADEIREHRGTLTEPGKDSPYRDRSIEENFDLFERMRAGEFPDGAHVLRAKIDMASPNLNMRDPIIYRIRHAAHHRTGDEWCIYPMYDFAHGLSDAIEGITHSICTLEFEDHRPLYDWFLDNLEVPCHPQQIEFARLNLNYTVMSKRKLLELVEEGYVKGWDDPRMPTIGGMRRRGYTPESIRDFCDRVGVAKKENVIDVALLEHAVREDLNRRVPRAMCVLRPLSLVIDNYPEGRAEEMEAVNNPEDPAAGKRRVPFSRVLYIEREDFSENPPPKYHRLAPGRTVRLRYSYLVTCTAVVRDGKGEVAEVHCTYHPESLNPNAEGLPKAKAAIHWVSAPHAIGVEARLYERLFSVEDPTDEQDGRDWKSHLNPDSLEVLAGCQAEPSLAGAQPGARFQFERMGYFCVDPDSSSGPLVFNRTVTLKDTWARIRQAQQTAGAQR from the coding sequence ATGGAAACGAGGAATATCGAAGAGAATGACGGCAAGCCGAACGAAAAATCTTTGGACTTTATCCGGATTATCATCGAAGCGGACCTGAAGGCCGGCAAGAACAATGGCCGCGTCGCCACACGATTCCCTCCGGAGCCGAACGGCTACCTGCACATCGGCCATGCCAAATCCATCTGCCTGAACTTCGGCATTGCCGCCCGGTACGGGGGCACCTGCAATCTTCGGTACGACGACACCAATCCCACCAAGGAAGAGGTGGAGTACGTCGATGCCATCCAGGCAGACGTTCACTGGCTTGGTTTTGACTGGGGTGGCCGCCGCTTCTACGCCTCCGACTATTTCGAGCAGCTCTGCCGGTACGCGGTCGAACTCATCAAAAAGGGCAAAGCGTATGTGGACAGTCTCAGCGCGGACGAAATCCGCGAGCATCGCGGCACCCTGACCGAACCAGGCAAGGACAGTCCCTATCGCGACCGCTCGATCGAGGAGAACTTCGACCTTTTCGAGCGCATGCGGGCCGGAGAATTTCCGGATGGGGCGCACGTGCTGCGCGCCAAAATTGACATGGCTTCCCCGAACCTCAACATGCGTGATCCCATCATCTATCGCATCCGTCACGCGGCCCATCACCGGACGGGCGACGAATGGTGCATTTACCCGATGTACGACTTTGCCCACGGCTTATCGGACGCCATCGAAGGAATCACACATTCGATCTGCACGCTGGAGTTCGAGGACCATCGCCCGCTCTACGACTGGTTCCTCGATAATCTGGAGGTGCCCTGCCATCCGCAACAGATCGAGTTCGCGCGCCTCAACCTCAACTACACAGTCATGAGCAAGCGCAAGCTGCTTGAACTGGTTGAGGAGGGCTATGTCAAAGGCTGGGACGATCCGCGCATGCCGACCATCGGGGGAATGCGGCGCCGCGGATACACGCCCGAATCCATTCGCGACTTTTGCGATCGGGTAGGAGTAGCAAAAAAAGAGAACGTGATCGATGTCGCCCTGCTGGAACATGCTGTGCGCGAGGACCTCAATCGGCGTGTCCCCCGGGCCATGTGCGTCCTGCGACCGCTCAGCCTGGTCATCGACAACTACCCGGAGGGCAGAGCCGAGGAAATGGAAGCGGTCAACAATCCCGAGGATCCGGCCGCGGGGAAGCGCAGGGTGCCGTTTTCCAGGGTACTGTATATCGAGCGGGAGGACTTCAGCGAGAATCCGCCTCCGAAATATCACCGCCTGGCTCCGGGACGCACGGTGCGCTTGCGCTATTCTTATCTGGTCACCTGCACAGCCGTGGTGAGGGACGGCAAGGGCGAGGTCGCGGAGGTCCACTGTACCTATCACCCGGAATCCCTGAATCCGAATGCCGAGGGTCTCCCAAAGGCCAAGGCTGCAATACACTGGGTTTCAGCGCCCCACGCCATCGGGGTCGAGGCGCGCCTCTACGAGCGGCTGTTTTCGGTGGAGGACCCCACTGACGAACAGGACGGACGCGACTGGAAATCCCACCTCAATCCCGACTCGTTGGAAGTGCTCGCGGGGTGCCAAGCCGAACCGTCCCTCGCCGGTGCTCAACCTGGAGCCAGGTTCCAGTTTGAACGGATGGGTTACTTTTGCGTTGATCCCGATTCCAGTTCCGGACCTTTGGTATTCAATCGCACGGTAACGTTGAAGGACACCTGGGCCCGCATCCGGCAAGCGCAGCAGACCGCGGGCGCGCAGCGTTAG